In Castor canadensis chromosome 6, mCasCan1.hap1v2, whole genome shotgun sequence, the genomic window TAATTTATAGAACCTAGAGGGAGGAGATTAAATTAGTAACCATGTAGCCATCAGGgaaaagcaataaaggaaacaacagcagaaaataagtGCAAAAGTCCTGAGGTAAGAGCACAGCACAGGAAATAGCAGAGTGGATGGAAGAGGAGGCCAAGGGGCCCAGAAGTAGTAAATGAGGTCAAAGGTATGTCGTGCCTGGCAGGTGCGTTGTGTATGTGAAGGACTTTCACTAAGAATAAACCAAGAGTCCCTATGAGAGTTTTATAAACAGGGGTGACTTGATCTAATTCATGTGTTAAAAGGATAAATTTGCCTGTGTTTGAAAATTAGTGTTGCTGCCAAGATaaggatgggaaaaaaaaaagagtcaaagcTCAGTTGGCATAATCTAAGCTAGAAACGATGGCATGTCGGAGAAGGTAAAGTGGCTGATGTGTGACAAGTGATCAAGTGTGAATAGATTTGGAGAAACAGCCAAAAGGGTTGCTTACAAATGGGTATCAGGATTAGACAGAGAGATGAGGATCAAGGAAGGTGTCAAGGTTACTCTGAGTTTCCTTGATTAATCATGGGAGTTCATATGCTGACATAGAAAGTCTTTGAAAAgacagattaaaaaagaaaagaaagtaaggatGTGAAATATGAGCCAGTTCTTGTTGAAAAGGTTCTTTTCAACAATAATCTTGTTTTTTTGCTTCTTCTCATATGTCATACTTATGTTAATAGATTATTCAAATTTTTCTACTTTACCTGATacatgtgtatgcacacatgcatgtatacttatatatatacttAGGTATATGTGACTTCTCTGTTAGCTCTTTTTATTACTTAGAATTATTTCTGGCTATGACTATAATTAAGAAtgatctgtcattttcttttctttttattatacagTTTGTCGTCAGCATTGtttcacatttaaaatgaatTGAGCATGTGAAAATaggtttttctcctctttttttaacCTACAATTACACATGTATGCTCTCAGATCCTTGAATGTTTTCTAGAACTTTTTGACCTATTTGGTTCAAACCTCTTAGAGAAAGTTAAATTCTTTGTAATTATTATCATGTTTACTGGTTACTGTCATTTTCTATTTGACCTCCCAGTAATTTCAATACTTCATGTCTATAGAAATGTTTCTGATTCATATGCATTCACAGAAATTTATTCTGACTTGAAATTTctaatattacatttaaatactatttaaatGTGCCATTGGATTCAAATCTAATATATCACTTGTTCAATTTTGACTATTTAACCCTGGATCTCACATTTGCTGgcaagtgttttttgttttttgtttttgtttttgtttttgttttttagatagagtctgcTAAATTTACTTAGGCGGGTCTCAAGGTCAAAATCCCCATTTCTGCTTTtcaggtagttaggattacaagtgtgcatctAGAATTTATTAACACTTTTAACATCTCTAATTTTGCTCATTCACATCATTTCAAGAATACCTTAAAGGAATAtctatcctttttctttattcttttccttattcttgCTATATTGggtttatttgctttcattccATATGACGTAGGATAACTTTCTTAGTCTATTGTATCTATCTTTTGCTCTTGGAGTCTTCATTTACAGTCATGGAGTGAATGCCATCATTCCTTGTATGGACTGCTACCCTGTGCTTCTAGCAAGCCTGTCCCTTCTTTCATCATTCTATCATCCCACTTATTCCCATACACCAACTCACTCCACTCCAGTACCCAGACTCAACAATTGAattgttatatatgtatttttcttttaattatatatatatatttgcagcaAATGCAGTATCAAGCTGTGTATCTGTAATTTTAATTGAGTGAATAATGTTGAGTCAAAGGCCTCAATCTCAACTTTTTCTTCCTTCACCTTATATCTTTAACAGGCATTCATTGTACAAGAGTTAtctatttctgttaaaaaaaaatactacccaTAACTCATCAACTTAAAACAATGCACAAttaatttcttttagtttctgaggGCTGTGAATCTGGGCATGGTTTCACAGGATAACTCCCTTCAGCCTTCCTCAGAGGACTGCAATCATGAAGTTAGTCAGGGCTGGGGTCTCATCTGAGGGATATGTGAGGAGACGCATTCGCTTCCAAGTGTGTTCACACAGTAGTGGCATGATTTATGTCCTCAAAATCTATTCAATGAGAACTTTCGCTCTTTGGTAGCTATTGGATGAAAGCTGCTCTCAATCCTTACCATGTAGTTATCTGCCACATGTCAGTTTACTTCTTTAAAGTTGGCAAAGGAGTGAGTCCGTTAGAAAGATGAAATCACCATCCCTTTTAACAGAATCAGTCACCTTTTCCATGTTCTCCTTATAAGAAGCAATGTGCAGGTCTGGCAACATTTGGAAGTGGGGAGAATTATAAAATCAAGAGAATACAGGAGTCATCTATTGTTGGAGTTTATCttggaatactgcctaacacaATACTGTTTGTATTTCATCTCtgaatttttcctttctgtttgtcCATTGGACCTCTTGGAGGGAACCACTCTACTTCTCTTATCACTACCTCTGGTGATAGAAATTGGCAATGTCTTCCAATCTATACTAATGTAAGCAATGCAATAATTAAAATTCCTGTATGTTGAGTGAAAATATTCATAGAATATCTGTTTGACTTTTTTAAAGTGTGCAAATATTCCTGATATTTATGTGTTTTGATATTTCTTTACATAATacaatatatttgttttaaacctttaattatttcttctaattcatgttggtttttatattcttttgaaaggaatgccttccAACACACTAGTTTTGAACTTATATTATCATTATTCTGTTGACTTTTTTACTCTACTTGGTGAGTTGAATTCACTTGTATTTATTGAAAGTTTTTACCAGGCTTATTTCTGCCATCTTCCTTATTATTTTGTAATTGTTGTGTTCAGTATACTTCCTTCACAGAAGCTGGAGTTGAACCTTTAAACTATTTCTTAATGTgctctatttcctttctttttcactgtatttttcCTCCATCCTGCACCACTTTCGTCATTCTCCatgattttcctctctttttatcttcaaaatgcagtctctcctttgttatccAGTTTCTTCTCATTCAGAGAGTCTGATGGGGGAAACTTCTACTCTTCCATCTTGCCCTCCCATCTGTAATAGCAGTTTAACAAGAAAAAAGCACATGTAATAGAATGGAGTTCAAAGGAGGATTCATAACACATGCTCATCAGATCAGAAAGAGTAAACACATTAAGAAAGAGTAAACTCATCAACATCTGGCATCACTCACACTTCATAAAGTTGGATGAGAATTCTGCTGCTTAgttatgtaaaattattttctttgatggaGTTGCTAATCTtttataacaataaaacaaaattgtaaaAGACTAGAGACCTGGATTTCCAGTGCTTGGTggagatgatttttaaaatgtttctgtatATAAAATTTACTTGCAAATTTTGTCAAACTTTTTGAATCTTGGAGAAAATACCTTTTTGTCCATgtttaaaattgaaaatcaatTTCTACAAGACAGGAATAAGAGTTCTAAGAATGTTCAAAATACTCTTAGAGATCAAATGGCCATCCAAGATAGATCCCATGTTTCACAGGCATTATTTGTAATTCCTGGATTTGCTTTAGTATGCTCCATTAGAATTGGACAAAATAGCACAGGTCATGTTTTGATGGCTGTTGATGTTGGCTAAATGATACATACAGATTGTtgtaatattttctcttattgtttGAGTTTAAATATTTCCACAATAAAGAGCTTAATTCAGAGAAAGCAGGAAGATATCAAAACTGCTCTATGTCAGGCCAtaacaaaggggaaaaataaggcAGCAGCACTCTTGATTAAAGCAAAGCTTTTAGCACAGCAATGTATTTCAactttcctctcccctctttctttcAGTTCCTTTGTTTGCTCACAATCATGGGTCAGGAGCTTTCTCATGAATTTAATTGTGGAGAACAACAAGATTGGGACTCCAGATTTACTGCATATTTTAAGAACTTGAAGATAGGAAACAAAATCATCTCTCAGGAAATCATCCATTCAATCAAATTACAACTGACCAAAGGAAACATTCAGGGGGTAAACTCTGCAATAAATGATGCATTACAAGAAATTGATAACACTCCATTTAATGTGGCTGTGATAGGGTTGTCTGGAGCAGGGAAGTCCTGTTTCATCAATGCCCTGAGAAGGGTTGAACCTGAAGAAAAAGATGCAGCTCCCTTTGGGGTGCTAGAGATCACCAAGCACAGAATGCCATGCAAACACCCAAAGAATTCCAAGGTGATTTTATGGGAACTGCCTGCCATGGAAACCActaatttacatgcaaatgattaTCTTGAGAAAGTAAAATTCAATGACTATGACTTCTTCATTATCATTTCTGGTACACGCTTCACGCAACATGATTTAGATCTTGCCAAAGAGatcagaaaaatgaagaaggatTTCTACTATGTGAAAACCAAGGTAGACTCtgacttaaaaaatgaagagaaaattcatCCAACtgcctttgaaaaagaaaaattccttcaGCAGATCCGATACCATTTTGCACAGAGTTTTAAACAGAATAATATTGATGAACCACAAATTTTCTTGATCTCTAACAACAATTTATCTGAGTATGACTTACAAATCCTGAACAACGTCTTATCTAAGGAGCTCCCTGCTCAAAAGCACAACAATTTCATGCTTTCTCTGCTCAATATTGCTGAGGCAGCCATTGAAAGAAAGCGAGAGTCTCTGAAACACTTAATCAGGTTAGAAGCCTTGAAGGTAACATTACTGCCTTACACACCTAATGTCCTTGAGAAAAGCGATGTGGAGAAGCTGAAGGAAAGCTTATATGAATATCAAGACATCTTTGGAGTGGATGATGCATCCTTACAGAATCTGGCTAAGGACTGGCAAATTCCTATGGAACAACTCAAGGAAATCATTAAATCTCCAAGTCTGTTGaaaactaagaaagaagaaacaatacAAGAAAAACTTTGGGAATATTGGCAGATGGTCTGTTCAGATAATGGAAATCTCCTTACTATGAATTTTTACATTAGAATAATCTTTTGCTTGCAAATTTATTTCCTTGACACAGTGACTAATGATGCTAAAGTTCTCCTCAAAGAGATATATTCAAGAAAGAGGTTGATTATTAATTAGGCTGAAATCCTCTGAATCTTGAAATACAAattcataaaggaaaaatagCACAGTGATATTTCTAAATAATGTAATGAGTTCTTTGAGCCAACCAGCCCTTCAACTCATTCTTAAGGATTGCATGTCCCTGTTAGGGGGCCAACGAAATGAGATATATTTGAAAAAGCAGGGAATTAAATACCAATCAACACTTCTATTAAACAACCTGATAGGGTAATTTTACTTTAATCTTAATTTCTTCAGTATATAATAACACCCTTCTTAGTGTTGGCATAAACTGAAACCCAGCAGCATCCTTTCACATTTGGCTAATTTAAAACTGCCACTTCCTGCTTCATGTTTCTGATATAacctgctttttcttcatctcattGACCCAAACACACCCCACCCAACAGCTGCTGACTTTGACATAACCTGACAGTTCACACTCAATTCATGTAGATAAGTTCCTCCAttctcatgtgttttcttttaactAGTCAATTCACAATCACCAATGGAAAGCCTAAGGGAACCTTAATAAAAGTATAGCTCCATAGgtcctctctttcttttgctcCCCATTTGCTAGTTGAGCTCCCTGTTACCTCTCTACTGTCCTGAGAAAAATTACCTCAGTCACGGATGGTCCTCTTGCCGCTGGACTTTGGTTTTCTCTATACTCCCACTTCCTAGATTCAGTGGCAGGTGATGGTGAAATTCCTACTAGAGCTATTGTGAAGTTTGCGTAGATTGAAAGACACAGACAtgaagcaaactgaaaaaaaaaccacagagacGAGGAAGATTTGTCTAGAACATTTGACTAAGAGATCCAACTGCCTTTGAGCCCTCCATTTCACATTCAAGGTTGGTCTTAATGTCTTCTTATGTAAAACTTGACTTTTCTATTACAAGGTAACAAATGTTACAGGGTAATAAATGTCCAatgaagctgggtgtagtgggtcatgcttataatcccagccctaggaagctgaggcaggaggaccaggaGTTCAAGAACATGTGGCTGTACATAACAAGACAATCTCTCAAAACAAAAGTTCAATGAATACAACTAGCCTGTCACTCGAcagtattcttttttgtttttcccttttttgtgggGGGTGATGGGGagaatgctggggattgaacccagagactTGACCATGCTAAGCATtcgctctacaactgagctacatacaCAATACTAACTATTCCTTTTATGTAAGTTTTTTCCtgctttattaagatataattgaAAAAATGTTTGCATGCAAGGTGTACATGATGctttcacatatgtatacattaaaaaatgattaccacaatcaaaTTTATTAACACATCTCTCATTTCAACAGAATTACTTTCTCTACATATGTGGTGATAATATGTAAGATATATACTCTCTTATCAATTTCAATTatataatacattgttattaactataacTACCATGCTGAACATTGATTCTCCAGAACTTACCATCTTTAAGCTGGTGTTATACGCACTGACCATCATCTCCCAAGGTCCTGTACCCTATGATTCATATAACCATCCTGAACTCTCCATTTCTATGAGTTCAAattttttcagattccacattTCAGTAAGCTCTTTCAGTATTCATTTCTCCGAGTTGGGCTTGCTTTATAtaacataatgttctctagtttctCCCACATTCTTGTAGATGACAGGATTTTCTTCTAGCTAAGACTGAATACTTTTCCACTGTATATACTTCTCATATTTCTTATACCATTCTTCCACCAGTCAAAACTCAGGAAGTTTCCTTATCTTAACTAagatgaataatgctgcaataaaaatgagaGTGCAGGGGCCGTTGCTGTCGTTCAAGCAGAGACTGCCCGCCTGggaagtgtgaagccttgaattcaaactccagtaccacaaaaagaaatgagagtTCATATATCTCTTGGAGATAAGTACTTTATTTCCCTTGGAAATGTtttcagaagtgggattgctaaaTCACATAGCAGCTCTACTGTTCATATTTTAAACTACATCCATCACCTTTTCCATAATGCTACCAATTCACATTCATCACTTGGTATTCAAGATATGTGATGATTTGAgtattaaatatgaaattaatattttggaatttttagtATGTACTAATTTCTAAGAGCAGACCATCATTATTCCATATGCCTCCTTCAAAACttatcagagaaagagaaagaaaagcacagtGGATGGAAGTAAATAAAAGATGGCTAAAGAAGGTAGcaatttggaacagaaatgaTCTGGACTGTCATCCTGAACATTTAGGGAGGATTACATAATACAAATGTATATGCAAAATTGTATCTAAAAATTTTACAACTGAGGTGAATAACCACCCTGATGCTGGTTACCATGACCATCTGGttcctttctttctaacatgGATGTTAATGGTCCAGGAagacagtgcaaaaaaaaaaaaaaaagaagaagaagaagaagaaggatatAGGggcaaaacacctgagaaaatgttgactgaaaagagaaaatga contains:
- the LOC109693549 gene encoding interferon-inducible GTPase 1-like isoform X1; this translates as MGQELSHEFNCGEQQDWDSRFTAYFKNLKIGNKIISQEIIHSIKLQLTKGNIQGVNSAINDALQEIDNTPFNVAVIGLSGAGKSCFINALRRVEPEEKDAAPFGVLEITKHRMPCKHPKNSKVILWELPAMETTNLHANDYLEKVKFNDYDFFIIISGTRFTQHDLDLAKEIRKMKKDFYYVKTKVDSDLKNEEKIHPTAFEKEKFLQQIRYHFAQSFKQNNIDEPQIFLISNNNLSEYDLQILNNVLSKELPAQKHNNFMLSLLNIAEAAIERKRESLKHLIRLEALKVTLLPYTPNVLEKSDVEKLKESLYEYQDIFGVDDASLQNLAKDWQIPMEQLKEIIKSPSLLKTKKEETIQEKLWEYWQMVCSDNGNLLTMNFYIRIIFCLQIYFLDTVTNDAKVLLKEIYSRKRLIIN